One segment of Solanum stenotomum isolate F172 chromosome 1, ASM1918654v1, whole genome shotgun sequence DNA contains the following:
- the LOC125855184 gene encoding uncharacterized protein LOC125855184: protein MRQCFPDWFNGRKWLEYSIIKDAAFCLCCYLFKNECESRGYMVDAAFTKTGYRAWNKATERFRAHVGDINSIHNKCFNKMLDLMNQSHSIHTSFDKKSKKEKSESRRRLSASVDVTRFLLKLRLSFRGHDESRSSSNRGIFLELLQWYGDINEDVGSIILEKAPKNEMMCSPNIQKDIVDSCAKETIKSILEDLDGDYFGILVDESKDVSHKEQMTLVLRYVNKEGEVIERFVGIIHVSDTSACSLKEAVYSFLSDHSLSPSQIRGQGYDGASNMQGHLNGLKTLILNETPSAYCIHCFAHQLQLTLVALAKKDSNINDFFCLVTNVLNIVGASFKRRDLLRKHQAEQLEELLISGKVHTGRGLNQERGLQRPGDTRWGSHCRTLDNLIVLFPLVIHVLEFTGCECPSYTDRLLAKTLVDTIKKFDFAFMLHLMWKVLMMTNELNFSLQRMDQDIVNAMRFLAFTKQRLQNMRDNEFESLMDDVSSFCDKHDIVIPEMDASYFLGKSKRKALDVTYSHHLRVEIFYAVIDLHLQELNNRFDAVSTDLLLGMASLNPVNSFGSFDKGKIMRLAEYYMNEFDSNKLRDLSFQLDNFIVYVHGSDKRFFNLKGTSDLAKVLVRSDLYQIWPLVYLLIKLTLILPVATASVERAFSSMKYIKNELRNSIGDEFLNGCLVCYVERKIFANVSNDAIIYRFQHMKSGRAQL, encoded by the coding sequence ATGCGGCAATGTTTTCCTGATTGGTTTAATGGTCGTAAGTGGTTGGAGTATAGCATAATAAAAGATGCTGCATTTTGTTTGTGTTGctatttgtttaaaaatgaaTGTGAAAGTCGTGGATATATGGTTGATGCTGCTTTCACAAAGACTGGCTATAGAGCTTGGAACAAAGCTACTGAAAGATTTAGAGCTCATGTTGGAGATATAAATAGCATCCACAACAAGTGTTTCAACAAGATGCTTGATTTGATGAATCAATCACATTCAATACACACTTCCTTTGATAAAAAGtccaagaaagaaaaaagtgagTCTCGGCGTCGTTTGAGTGCTTCAGTTGATGTGACAAGATTTCTCTTGAAATTAAGATTATCATTCCGTGGACATGATGAGAGTCGATCTTCTTCAAATAGAGgtatttttcttgaacttttgcaATGGTATGGAGATATTAATGAAGATGTTGGAAgcattattttagaaaaagctccaaaaaatgaaatgatgTGTTCTCCAAATATTCAAAAGGATATTGTTGATTCTTGTGCTAAGGAAACAATCAAATCTATTCTTGAAGATTTAGATGGGGATTATTTTGGGATACTAGTCGATGAATCAAAGGATGTATCACACAAGGAGCAAATGACACTTGTTTTGAGATATGTTAACAAAGAAGGAGAAGTGATAGAGCGATTTGTTGGTATTATTCATGTTAGTGATACATCTGCTTGTTCATTAAAGGAAGCAGTATACTCTTTTCTTTCAGATCACTCATTAAGTCCATCCCAAATACGTGGGCAAGGTTATGATGGAGCTAGCAATATGCAAGGACATCTAAATGGTCTCAAAACTTTGATTTTAAATGAGACTCCATCAGCATATTGCATTCATTGTTTTGCCCACCAATTGCAGTTAACACTAGTGGCTCTTGCAAAGAAGGATTCAAATATAAATGACTTTTTTTGCTTAGTTACTAATGTGTTAAATATTGTTGGAGCATCTTTTAAGCGCAGAGATTTACTTCGGAAACACCAAGCTGAACAGTTAGAGGAGTTGCTCATATCAGGGAAAGTGCATACTGGGCGAGGATTAAATCAAGAACGTGGGCTTCAGCGGCCAGGTGATACTCGTTGGGGTTCTCATTGTAGAACATTAGATaatcttattgttctatttccaTTAGTTATTCATGTGCTTGAATTTACTGGATGTGAGTGTCCAAGCTATACTGATAGACTTCTTGCTAAAACTCTTGTGGATACGATTAAGAAATTTGATTTTGCCTTTATGCTGCACTTGATGTGGAAAGTTCTTATGATGACAAATGAATTGAACTTCTCATTACAAAGGATGGATCAAGATATTGTCAATGCTATGAGATTTCTTGCTTTTACAAAGCAAAGATTGCAAAATATGAGGGATAATGAATTCGAATCATTAATGGATgatgtttcttctttttgtgaTAAACATGATATAGTCATTCCGGAGATGGATGCTAGCTACTTTCTTGGGAAGTCAAAGCGTAAAGCTCTTGATGTTACATATTCTCATCATTTGCgtgttgaaatattttatgctgTTATTGATTTGCATCTTCAAGAGCTTAATAATCGTTTTGATGCTGTGAGTACTGACTTACTTCTCGGTATGGCTAGTTTGAATCCAGTTAATTCATTTGGTAGTTTTGATAAGGGCAAGATAATGAGGTTGGCTGAATATTATATGAATGAGTTTGACAGCAACAAGCTTCGGGATCTCAGTTTTCAGCTTGATAACTTTATAGTTTATGTCCATGGTTCTGACAAGAGGTTCTTCAACTTGAAGGGAACCAGTGATCTTGCTAAAGTATTGGTCAGGTCAGATTTGTATCAAATTTGGCCACTTGTTTATTTGCTTATCAAGTTGACTCTCATTCTTCCCGTTGCTACTGCTTCTGTGGAACGAGCTTTCTCATCCATGAAGTACATTAAAAATGAACTTCGCAATAGTATTGGTGATGAATTTTTGAATGGTTGTTTAGTTTGCTATGTAGAGCGTAAGATATTTGCAAATGTAAGCAATGATGCTATTATTTATCGTTTTCAACATATGAAAAGTGGTCGAGCACAATTATAA